TATTGAGATAGTCCGCTCCCTTGACTAAAATATCAGGCTTTAGGGCTTGAATCAATTTGATTGGCGTGTCTTCTTCAAACACCACGACATAATCCACGCAAGACAGACTCGCTAAAAGAAACGCTCTGTCTTTTTCGCTCACTATGGGGCGTTTATCCCCCTTAAGCCTTTTAATGGAAGCGTCGCTATTTAACCCTACAATGAGAATGTCCCCTAAAGCTTTAGCCTTTTGCAAATAACTCGCATGCCCTTTATGGAGGATGTCAAAACAGCCATTGGTGAAAACGATTTTTTGCTGATCTAAAGTTTCTAACAGCTTTTCTAAAGGGAGGATTTTAGGGTGCGTTTGGTTTAAAATCAAAGCGATTTCTTCTAAACTCGCTAACGCGCTCCCCATTTTACCTACCACCACAGCCGCAGCCGCATTGGCAAACTCGCAAGCTTCTTTTAGGCTCATCGATTCTAATAAAGAGAGCGTTAAAGACGCGATCACCGTATCGCCTGCCCCGGTTACATCATAAACCTCTTTAGCGATAGTGGGGCAATTGACTAGCTCGCCTTTTTCTAAAAAAGCGATGCCTTGTTCGCTCAAAGTTACTAAAGGCATGGCGATATGATAAGTTTCTTTTAAGATTTGGAGTGCTTTTGATAAATTCGCATGGCTGTCTAACTTCAAATGGAGCGCTTGCTCTAATTCAATGCGATTAGGCGTGATCAAACTCGCATGAGAATATTTGCTATAATCCTTCCCTTTAGGGTCGCATAAAATGAGCTTGTGGTGTTTGTTGGCTAGAGCGATCATTTTTTGAGTGAGTTCAAAATCCAACACGCCCTTATTGTAATCTGAAAGGATAACGCCATCTATTTCTTGGATTTTTTCTGTGAAAAAATCTAAAAGTTTTTTTCTTAAATCAGCGTTTAAAGGGTCTTTGATTTCCTTATCCAC
This genomic window from Helicobacter pylori contains:
- the rfaE1 gene encoding D-glycero-beta-D-manno-heptose-7-phosphate kinase — encoded protein: MKKILVIGDLIADYYLWGKSERLSPEAPVPVLEVQRESKNLGGAANVANNLISLKAKVFLCGVVGDDLEGEHFINALKAKNIDTSGILTDKTRCTTLKTRIIAQNQQIARVDKEIKDPLNADLRKKLLDFFTEKIQEIDGVILSDYNKGVLDFELTQKMIALANKHHKLILCDPKGKDYSKYSHASLITPNRIELEQALHLKLDSHANLSKALQILKETYHIAMPLVTLSEQGIAFLEKGELVNCPTIAKEVYDVTGAGDTVIASLTLSLLESMSLKEACEFANAAAAVVVGKMGSALASLEEIALILNQTHPKILPLEKLLETLDQQKIVFTNGCFDILHKGHASYLQKAKALGDILIVGLNSDASIKRLKGDKRPIVSEKDRAFLLASLSCVDYVVVFEEDTPIKLIQALKPDILVKGADYLNKEVIGSEFAKETRLMEFEEGYSTSAIIEKIKRTCND